One window of the Bacillota bacterium genome contains the following:
- a CDS encoding transposase, producing MVTSSAGADLASIIPTPDFGPDRRGPTRVATDRGFWSPENERALAELGVKQVSMPCRGKQSVKRRRHERQSWFRRLQRWRAGEEATISVLKRRYGLDRTSYRGEEGSRRWVGGAIWGYNLHRIAQLA from the coding sequence GTGGTCACCAGCTCGGCAGGCGCTGACTTGGCGTCAATCATACCAACACCAGATTTCGGACCTGACCGCCGTGGGCCCACGAGAGTTGCGACAGACCGTGGCTTTTGGAGCCCGGAGAACGAGCGTGCACTAGCGGAACTGGGTGTAAAGCAAGTAAGCATGCCTTGTAGGGGTAAACAGAGCGTCAAACGTCGCAGACACGAACGGCAGTCCTGGTTCAGGCGTCTTCAACGCTGGCGGGCTGGCGAAGAAGCCACAATCAGCGTGCTCAAACGGCGGTACGGACTGGATCGGACCTCGTACCGTGGAGAAGAAGGCTCCCGGCGATGGGTTGGTGGGGCAATCTGGGGCTACAATCTCCACCGGATAGCGCAACTGGCCTGA